From one Sciurus carolinensis chromosome 9, mSciCar1.2, whole genome shotgun sequence genomic stretch:
- the Dzip1l gene encoding cilium assembly protein DZIP1L isoform X4, whose translation MALFQLLGQLPWPWWHHSPVDSPVLLPSMQSPAATAEGGISSPHFGAYTLPTFKFQPRNESIDWRRISALDVDRVARELDVATLQENIAGVTFCNLDREVCSRCGHPVDPVLLKVLRLAQLIIEYLLHCQDCLTASVAQLEARLQASLGQQQRGQQELGRQANELKGVREESRRRRKMISTLQQLLMQTGVHSYHTCHLCDKTFMNATFLRGHIQRRHAGVAEGGKQKQQEQPVEEVLEELRAKLKWTQGELEAQREAERQRQLQEAEFTRQREIEAKKQFDEWKEKEQTKLYGEIDKLKQLFWDEFKIVANQNSTLEEKLQALRSHSATESHLGSLQDEESEERLRQAQELQALREKMEIQKTEWKRKMKTLQEERVAERRELQKENERLQASLTQDQRKATAQSQRQINALRAQLQEQARLIASQEEMIQTLSLKKVEGTQEVPKAVDTEEDSPEEELEDSQHEQQKVLAALRQNPTLLRQFRPILEDTLQEKLEGMGIKWDAKGISVQTFKHLETLLRAQREQRARKFSEFLSLREKLVKEAIHRVKERQNEAMVFQQDGQPPVKSQQSPLDTREALPKTRTLHVVLPSKSAEPPTPTLQNRSSHGLGLALGSTPTPRPRMHKPSSIPASPGSGLSTPPFSSEEDSEGDTGHHVSLQPLQTPSRTGPKPEDAWDWSDTETSEENAQSPGKGSGGLASSGTLVQSMIKNLEKQLETPAKKPAGGVSVFLRSNTGPQRASTPRGKPQLSEDESDLEISSLEDLPQDLNQREKPKPLSCSKPPEKSDASPWSSGRPRVSGW comes from the exons ATG GCTCTCTTTCAGCTCCTTGGTCAGCTGCCGTGGCCTTGGTGGCACCACAGCCCAGTGGACAGCCCAGTGCTTCTCCCCTCCATGCAGTCCCCAGCTGCCACTGCTGAGGGTGGTATTAGCAGCCCCCACTTTGGGGCCTACACACTCCCCACTTTCAAGTTCCAGCCTCGCAATGAGAGCATAGACTGGAGGCGTATTAGTGCCCTGGATGTGGACCGCGTGGCTCGGGAGCTGGATGTGGCCACTCTGCAGGAGAACATTGCAGGCGTTACCTTCTGCAACTTGGACCGGGAGGTGTGCAGCCGTTGTGGGCACCCCGTGGACCCGGTGCTGCTCAAGGTGCTGCGCCTGGCGCAACTCATCATAGAGTACCTGCTGCACTGCCAGGATTGCCTGACTGCCAGTGTTGCCCAGCTGGAGGCACGGctgcaggccagcctgggccagcaGCAGCGGGGCCAGCAGGAGCTGGGCCGCCAGGCCAATGAGCTCAAGGGTGTGCGGGAAGAGAGTCGCCGACGTCGCAAGATGATCAGCACCCTGCAGCAGCTGCTGATGCAGACAGGCGTCCACAGCTACCACACG TGCCACTTATGTGACAAGACATTCATGAATGCCACCTTCCTCCGGGGCCATATCCAGCGCAGGCATGCAGGAGTGGCAGAAGGAG GaaagcagaagcagcaggagcAGCCTGTGGAGGAGGTGTTGGAAGAGCTACGGGCCAAGCTAAAGTGGACCCAAGGGGAGCTGGAAGCCCAGAGGGAAGCCGAGAGGCAGCGGCAGCTCCAG gaAGCAGAGTTTACTCGTCAGAGGGAAATAGAAGCTAAGAAGCAATTcgatgaatggaaagaaaaagagcagaCCAAGCTCTATGGGGAAATAGACAAGTTAAAACAGTTATTTTGGGATGAATTTAAAATCGTTGCCAACCAGAACTCTACGTTAGAAGAG AAACTGCAGGCATTGCGGTCCCACAGTGCAACAGAGTCCCACCTTGGATCACTGCAGGATGAAGAATCAGAGGAGCGACTCAGGCAGGCGCAGGAGCTCCAGGCCCTGAGAGAGAAGATGGAGATTCAG aaaacagagtggaagagaaaaatgaagacactGCAGGAAGAGCGTGTGGCTGAGAGGAGAGAG TTGCAGAAGGAGAATGAGAGGCTCCAGGCCTCCCTGACTCAGGACCAGAGGAAGGCAACCGCCCAGTCCCAGCGCCAGATCAATGCCCTCCGTGCCCAGTTGCAGGAACAAGCCAGGCTCATTGCCTCCCAGGAGGAGATG ATCCAGACCTTATCCCTCAAGAAGGTGGAGG GGACCCAAGAGGTGCCAAAGGCTGTGGACACAGAGGAGGACTCTCCTGAGGAAG AACTGGAAGACTCCCAGCATGAGCAGCAGAAGGTGCTGGCAGCTCTGAGGCAAAACCCCACCTTGCTGAGGCAGTTCCGGCCCATCCTGGAGGATACCCTGCAAGAGAAGCTGGAAGGCATGGGGATAAAGTGG GATGCAAAGGGAATCTCTGTTCAGACTTTCAAACACCTAGAGACCCTGCTGAGAGCCCAGCGGGAGCAGAGGGCCAGGaagttttctgaatttctgagTCTGAGGGAAAAGCTTGTCAAGGAAGCCATCCACAGAGTGAAGGAGAGACAGAACGAGGCCATGGTGTTCCAGCAGGATGGTCAGCCTCCAG TCAAAAGCCAGCAGAGCCCATTGGACACCAGAGAGGCCCTGCCAAAGACCAGGACCCTGCATGTGGTGTTGCCATCCAAGTCGGCAGAGCCACCCACACCAACCCTTCAGAACCGAAGCAGCCATGGCCTTGGCCTGGCCCTGGGGTCCACCCCGACTCCACGCCCCAGGATGCACAAACCCTCCAGCATCCCCGCTTCCCCAGGGTCTGGGTTGAG CACTCCCCCATTCAGTTCTGAAGAGGACTCGGAGGGGGACACTGGGCATCACGTGTCCCTCCAGCCCCTGCAAACTCCTTCCAGGACAGGGCCCAAGCCAGAGGATGCCTGGGACTGGTCTGACACAGAGACCTCGGAGGAGAACGCTCAGTCCCCTGGCAAGGGCTCAGGTGGGCTGGCTTCCTCGG GAACACTGGTGCAGTCAATGATCAAAAACCTCGAGAAGCAGCTTGAGACTCCAGCAAAGAAGCCTGCTGGAGGAGTCAGTGTGTTCTTGAGGTCCAACACAGGGCCGCAGAGGGCTTCCACGCCAAGAGGGAAGCCTCAG
- the Dzip1l gene encoding cilium assembly protein DZIP1L isoform X6 — translation MALFQLLGQLPWPWWHHSPVDSPVLLPSMQSPAATAEGGISSPHFGAYTLPTFKFQPRNESIDWRRISALDVDRVARELDVATLQENIAGVTFCNLDREVCSRCGHPVDPVLLKVLRLAQLIIEYLLHCQDCLTASVAQLEARLQASLGQQQRGQQELGRQANELKGVREESRRRRKMISTLQQLLMQTGVHSYHTCHLCDKTFMNATFLRGHIQRRHAGVAEGGKQKQQEQPVEEVLEELRAKLKWTQGELEAQREAERQRQLQEAEFTRQREIEAKKQFDEWKEKEQTKLYGEIDKLKQLFWDEFKIVANQNSTLEEKLQALRSHSATESHLGSLQDEESEERLRQAQELQALREKMEIQKTEWKRKMKTLQEERVAERRELQKENERLQASLTQDQRKATAQSQRQINALRAQLQEQARLIASQEEMIQTLSLKKVEGTQEVPKAVDTEEDSPEEELEDSQHEQQKVLAALRQNPTLLRQFRPILEDTLQEKLEGMGIKWDAKGISVQTFKHLETLLRAQREQRARKFSEFLSLREKLVKEAIHRVKERQNEAMVFQQDGQPPVKSQQSPLDTREALPKTRTLHVVLPSKSAEPPTPTLQNRSSHGLGLALGSTPTPRPRMHKPSSIPASPGSGLSTPPFSSEEDSEGDTGHHVSLQPLQTPSRTGPKPEDAWDWSDTETSEENAQSPGKGSGTLVQSMIKNLEKQLETPAKKPAGGVSVFLRSNTGPQRASTPRGKPQLSEDESDLEISSLEDLPQDLNQREKPKPLSCSKPPEKSDASPWSSGRPRVSGW, via the exons ATG GCTCTCTTTCAGCTCCTTGGTCAGCTGCCGTGGCCTTGGTGGCACCACAGCCCAGTGGACAGCCCAGTGCTTCTCCCCTCCATGCAGTCCCCAGCTGCCACTGCTGAGGGTGGTATTAGCAGCCCCCACTTTGGGGCCTACACACTCCCCACTTTCAAGTTCCAGCCTCGCAATGAGAGCATAGACTGGAGGCGTATTAGTGCCCTGGATGTGGACCGCGTGGCTCGGGAGCTGGATGTGGCCACTCTGCAGGAGAACATTGCAGGCGTTACCTTCTGCAACTTGGACCGGGAGGTGTGCAGCCGTTGTGGGCACCCCGTGGACCCGGTGCTGCTCAAGGTGCTGCGCCTGGCGCAACTCATCATAGAGTACCTGCTGCACTGCCAGGATTGCCTGACTGCCAGTGTTGCCCAGCTGGAGGCACGGctgcaggccagcctgggccagcaGCAGCGGGGCCAGCAGGAGCTGGGCCGCCAGGCCAATGAGCTCAAGGGTGTGCGGGAAGAGAGTCGCCGACGTCGCAAGATGATCAGCACCCTGCAGCAGCTGCTGATGCAGACAGGCGTCCACAGCTACCACACG TGCCACTTATGTGACAAGACATTCATGAATGCCACCTTCCTCCGGGGCCATATCCAGCGCAGGCATGCAGGAGTGGCAGAAGGAG GaaagcagaagcagcaggagcAGCCTGTGGAGGAGGTGTTGGAAGAGCTACGGGCCAAGCTAAAGTGGACCCAAGGGGAGCTGGAAGCCCAGAGGGAAGCCGAGAGGCAGCGGCAGCTCCAG gaAGCAGAGTTTACTCGTCAGAGGGAAATAGAAGCTAAGAAGCAATTcgatgaatggaaagaaaaagagcagaCCAAGCTCTATGGGGAAATAGACAAGTTAAAACAGTTATTTTGGGATGAATTTAAAATCGTTGCCAACCAGAACTCTACGTTAGAAGAG AAACTGCAGGCATTGCGGTCCCACAGTGCAACAGAGTCCCACCTTGGATCACTGCAGGATGAAGAATCAGAGGAGCGACTCAGGCAGGCGCAGGAGCTCCAGGCCCTGAGAGAGAAGATGGAGATTCAG aaaacagagtggaagagaaaaatgaagacactGCAGGAAGAGCGTGTGGCTGAGAGGAGAGAG TTGCAGAAGGAGAATGAGAGGCTCCAGGCCTCCCTGACTCAGGACCAGAGGAAGGCAACCGCCCAGTCCCAGCGCCAGATCAATGCCCTCCGTGCCCAGTTGCAGGAACAAGCCAGGCTCATTGCCTCCCAGGAGGAGATG ATCCAGACCTTATCCCTCAAGAAGGTGGAGG GGACCCAAGAGGTGCCAAAGGCTGTGGACACAGAGGAGGACTCTCCTGAGGAAG AACTGGAAGACTCCCAGCATGAGCAGCAGAAGGTGCTGGCAGCTCTGAGGCAAAACCCCACCTTGCTGAGGCAGTTCCGGCCCATCCTGGAGGATACCCTGCAAGAGAAGCTGGAAGGCATGGGGATAAAGTGG GATGCAAAGGGAATCTCTGTTCAGACTTTCAAACACCTAGAGACCCTGCTGAGAGCCCAGCGGGAGCAGAGGGCCAGGaagttttctgaatttctgagTCTGAGGGAAAAGCTTGTCAAGGAAGCCATCCACAGAGTGAAGGAGAGACAGAACGAGGCCATGGTGTTCCAGCAGGATGGTCAGCCTCCAG TCAAAAGCCAGCAGAGCCCATTGGACACCAGAGAGGCCCTGCCAAAGACCAGGACCCTGCATGTGGTGTTGCCATCCAAGTCGGCAGAGCCACCCACACCAACCCTTCAGAACCGAAGCAGCCATGGCCTTGGCCTGGCCCTGGGGTCCACCCCGACTCCACGCCCCAGGATGCACAAACCCTCCAGCATCCCCGCTTCCCCAGGGTCTGGGTTGAG CACTCCCCCATTCAGTTCTGAAGAGGACTCGGAGGGGGACACTGGGCATCACGTGTCCCTCCAGCCCCTGCAAACTCCTTCCAGGACAGGGCCCAAGCCAGAGGATGCCTGGGACTGGTCTGACACAGAGACCTCGGAGGAGAACGCTCAGTCCCCTGGCAAGGGCTCAG GAACACTGGTGCAGTCAATGATCAAAAACCTCGAGAAGCAGCTTGAGACTCCAGCAAAGAAGCCTGCTGGAGGAGTCAGTGTGTTCTTGAGGTCCAACACAGGGCCGCAGAGGGCTTCCACGCCAAGAGGGAAGCCTCAG
- the Dzip1l gene encoding cilium assembly protein DZIP1L isoform X9, translated as MALFQLLGQLPWPWWHHSPVDSPVLLPSMQSPAATAEGGISSPHFGAYTLPTFKFQPRNESIDWRRISALDVDRVARELDVATLQENIAGVTFCNLDREVCSRCGHPVDPVLLKVLRLAQLIIEYLLHCQDCLTASVAQLEARLQASLGQQQRGQQELGRQANELKGVREESRRRRKMISTLQQLLMQTGVHSYHTCHLCDKTFMNATFLRGHIQRRHAGVAEGGKQKQQEQPVEEVLEELRAKLKWTQGELEAQREAERQRQLQEAEFTRQREIEAKKQFDEWKEKEQTKLYGEIDKLKQLFWDEFKIVANQNSTLEEKLQALRSHSATESHLGSLQDEESEERLRQAQELQALREKMEIQKTEWKRKMKTLQEERVAERREVLQKENERLQASLTQDQRKATAQSQRQINALRAQLQEQARLIASQEEMIQTLSLKKVEGTQEVPKAVDTEEDSPEEELEDSQHEQQKVLAALRQNPTLLRQFRPILEDTLQEKLEGMGIKWDAKGISVQTFKHLETLLRAQREQRARKFSEFLSLREKLVKEAIHRVKERQNEAMVFQQDGQPPVKSQQSPLDTREALPKTRTLHVVLPSKSAEPPTPTLQNRSSHGLGLALGSTPTPRPRMHKPSSIPASPGSGLRTGPKPEDAWDWSDTETSEENAQSPGKGSGTLVQSMIKNLEKQLETPAKKPAGGVSVFLRSNTGPQRASTPRGKPQLSEDESDLEISSLEDLPQDLNQREKPKPLSCSKPPEKSDASPWSSGRPRVSGW; from the exons ATG GCTCTCTTTCAGCTCCTTGGTCAGCTGCCGTGGCCTTGGTGGCACCACAGCCCAGTGGACAGCCCAGTGCTTCTCCCCTCCATGCAGTCCCCAGCTGCCACTGCTGAGGGTGGTATTAGCAGCCCCCACTTTGGGGCCTACACACTCCCCACTTTCAAGTTCCAGCCTCGCAATGAGAGCATAGACTGGAGGCGTATTAGTGCCCTGGATGTGGACCGCGTGGCTCGGGAGCTGGATGTGGCCACTCTGCAGGAGAACATTGCAGGCGTTACCTTCTGCAACTTGGACCGGGAGGTGTGCAGCCGTTGTGGGCACCCCGTGGACCCGGTGCTGCTCAAGGTGCTGCGCCTGGCGCAACTCATCATAGAGTACCTGCTGCACTGCCAGGATTGCCTGACTGCCAGTGTTGCCCAGCTGGAGGCACGGctgcaggccagcctgggccagcaGCAGCGGGGCCAGCAGGAGCTGGGCCGCCAGGCCAATGAGCTCAAGGGTGTGCGGGAAGAGAGTCGCCGACGTCGCAAGATGATCAGCACCCTGCAGCAGCTGCTGATGCAGACAGGCGTCCACAGCTACCACACG TGCCACTTATGTGACAAGACATTCATGAATGCCACCTTCCTCCGGGGCCATATCCAGCGCAGGCATGCAGGAGTGGCAGAAGGAG GaaagcagaagcagcaggagcAGCCTGTGGAGGAGGTGTTGGAAGAGCTACGGGCCAAGCTAAAGTGGACCCAAGGGGAGCTGGAAGCCCAGAGGGAAGCCGAGAGGCAGCGGCAGCTCCAG gaAGCAGAGTTTACTCGTCAGAGGGAAATAGAAGCTAAGAAGCAATTcgatgaatggaaagaaaaagagcagaCCAAGCTCTATGGGGAAATAGACAAGTTAAAACAGTTATTTTGGGATGAATTTAAAATCGTTGCCAACCAGAACTCTACGTTAGAAGAG AAACTGCAGGCATTGCGGTCCCACAGTGCAACAGAGTCCCACCTTGGATCACTGCAGGATGAAGAATCAGAGGAGCGACTCAGGCAGGCGCAGGAGCTCCAGGCCCTGAGAGAGAAGATGGAGATTCAG aaaacagagtggaagagaaaaatgaagacactGCAGGAAGAGCGTGTGGCTGAGAGGAGAGAGGTA TTGCAGAAGGAGAATGAGAGGCTCCAGGCCTCCCTGACTCAGGACCAGAGGAAGGCAACCGCCCAGTCCCAGCGCCAGATCAATGCCCTCCGTGCCCAGTTGCAGGAACAAGCCAGGCTCATTGCCTCCCAGGAGGAGATG ATCCAGACCTTATCCCTCAAGAAGGTGGAGG GGACCCAAGAGGTGCCAAAGGCTGTGGACACAGAGGAGGACTCTCCTGAGGAAG AACTGGAAGACTCCCAGCATGAGCAGCAGAAGGTGCTGGCAGCTCTGAGGCAAAACCCCACCTTGCTGAGGCAGTTCCGGCCCATCCTGGAGGATACCCTGCAAGAGAAGCTGGAAGGCATGGGGATAAAGTGG GATGCAAAGGGAATCTCTGTTCAGACTTTCAAACACCTAGAGACCCTGCTGAGAGCCCAGCGGGAGCAGAGGGCCAGGaagttttctgaatttctgagTCTGAGGGAAAAGCTTGTCAAGGAAGCCATCCACAGAGTGAAGGAGAGACAGAACGAGGCCATGGTGTTCCAGCAGGATGGTCAGCCTCCAG TCAAAAGCCAGCAGAGCCCATTGGACACCAGAGAGGCCCTGCCAAAGACCAGGACCCTGCATGTGGTGTTGCCATCCAAGTCGGCAGAGCCACCCACACCAACCCTTCAGAACCGAAGCAGCCATGGCCTTGGCCTGGCCCTGGGGTCCACCCCGACTCCACGCCCCAGGATGCACAAACCCTCCAGCATCCCCGCTTCCCCAGGGTCTGGGTTGAG GACAGGGCCCAAGCCAGAGGATGCCTGGGACTGGTCTGACACAGAGACCTCGGAGGAGAACGCTCAGTCCCCTGGCAAGGGCTCAG GAACACTGGTGCAGTCAATGATCAAAAACCTCGAGAAGCAGCTTGAGACTCCAGCAAAGAAGCCTGCTGGAGGAGTCAGTGTGTTCTTGAGGTCCAACACAGGGCCGCAGAGGGCTTCCACGCCAAGAGGGAAGCCTCAG
- the Dzip1l gene encoding cilium assembly protein DZIP1L isoform X8 — MALFQLLGQLPWPWWHHSPVDSPVLLPSMQSPAATAEGGISSPHFGAYTLPTFKFQPRNESIDWRRISALDVDRVARELDVATLQENIAGVTFCNLDREVCSRCGHPVDPVLLKVLRLAQLIIEYLLHCQDCLTASVAQLEARLQASLGQQQRGQQELGRQANELKGVREESRRRRKMISTLQQLLMQTGVHSYHTCHLCDKTFMNATFLRGHIQRRHAGVAEGGKQKQQEQPVEEVLEELRAKLKWTQGELEAQREAERQRQLQEAEFTRQREIEAKKQFDEWKEKEQTKLYGEIDKLKQLFWDEFKIVANQNSTLEEKLQALRSHSATESHLGSLQDEESEERLRQAQELQALREKMEIQKTEWKRKMKTLQEERVAERREVLQKENERLQASLTQDQRKATAQSQRQINALRAQLQEQARLIASQEEMIQTLSLKKVEGTQEVPKAVDTEEDSPEEELEDSQHEQQKVLAALRQNPTLLRQFRPILEDTLQEKLEGMGIKWDAKGISVQTFKHLETLLRAQREQRARKFSEFLSLREKLVKEAIHRVKERQNEAMVFQQDGQPPVKSQQSPLDTREALPKTRTLHVVLPSKSAEPPTPTLQNRSSHGLGLALGSTPTPRPRMHKPSSIPASPGSGLRTGPKPEDAWDWSDTETSEENAQSPGKGSGGLASSGTLVQSMIKNLEKQLETPAKKPAGGVSVFLRSNTGPQRASTPRGKPQLSEDESDLEISSLEDLPQDLNQREKPKPLSCSKPPEKSDASPWSSGRPRVSGW, encoded by the exons ATG GCTCTCTTTCAGCTCCTTGGTCAGCTGCCGTGGCCTTGGTGGCACCACAGCCCAGTGGACAGCCCAGTGCTTCTCCCCTCCATGCAGTCCCCAGCTGCCACTGCTGAGGGTGGTATTAGCAGCCCCCACTTTGGGGCCTACACACTCCCCACTTTCAAGTTCCAGCCTCGCAATGAGAGCATAGACTGGAGGCGTATTAGTGCCCTGGATGTGGACCGCGTGGCTCGGGAGCTGGATGTGGCCACTCTGCAGGAGAACATTGCAGGCGTTACCTTCTGCAACTTGGACCGGGAGGTGTGCAGCCGTTGTGGGCACCCCGTGGACCCGGTGCTGCTCAAGGTGCTGCGCCTGGCGCAACTCATCATAGAGTACCTGCTGCACTGCCAGGATTGCCTGACTGCCAGTGTTGCCCAGCTGGAGGCACGGctgcaggccagcctgggccagcaGCAGCGGGGCCAGCAGGAGCTGGGCCGCCAGGCCAATGAGCTCAAGGGTGTGCGGGAAGAGAGTCGCCGACGTCGCAAGATGATCAGCACCCTGCAGCAGCTGCTGATGCAGACAGGCGTCCACAGCTACCACACG TGCCACTTATGTGACAAGACATTCATGAATGCCACCTTCCTCCGGGGCCATATCCAGCGCAGGCATGCAGGAGTGGCAGAAGGAG GaaagcagaagcagcaggagcAGCCTGTGGAGGAGGTGTTGGAAGAGCTACGGGCCAAGCTAAAGTGGACCCAAGGGGAGCTGGAAGCCCAGAGGGAAGCCGAGAGGCAGCGGCAGCTCCAG gaAGCAGAGTTTACTCGTCAGAGGGAAATAGAAGCTAAGAAGCAATTcgatgaatggaaagaaaaagagcagaCCAAGCTCTATGGGGAAATAGACAAGTTAAAACAGTTATTTTGGGATGAATTTAAAATCGTTGCCAACCAGAACTCTACGTTAGAAGAG AAACTGCAGGCATTGCGGTCCCACAGTGCAACAGAGTCCCACCTTGGATCACTGCAGGATGAAGAATCAGAGGAGCGACTCAGGCAGGCGCAGGAGCTCCAGGCCCTGAGAGAGAAGATGGAGATTCAG aaaacagagtggaagagaaaaatgaagacactGCAGGAAGAGCGTGTGGCTGAGAGGAGAGAGGTA TTGCAGAAGGAGAATGAGAGGCTCCAGGCCTCCCTGACTCAGGACCAGAGGAAGGCAACCGCCCAGTCCCAGCGCCAGATCAATGCCCTCCGTGCCCAGTTGCAGGAACAAGCCAGGCTCATTGCCTCCCAGGAGGAGATG ATCCAGACCTTATCCCTCAAGAAGGTGGAGG GGACCCAAGAGGTGCCAAAGGCTGTGGACACAGAGGAGGACTCTCCTGAGGAAG AACTGGAAGACTCCCAGCATGAGCAGCAGAAGGTGCTGGCAGCTCTGAGGCAAAACCCCACCTTGCTGAGGCAGTTCCGGCCCATCCTGGAGGATACCCTGCAAGAGAAGCTGGAAGGCATGGGGATAAAGTGG GATGCAAAGGGAATCTCTGTTCAGACTTTCAAACACCTAGAGACCCTGCTGAGAGCCCAGCGGGAGCAGAGGGCCAGGaagttttctgaatttctgagTCTGAGGGAAAAGCTTGTCAAGGAAGCCATCCACAGAGTGAAGGAGAGACAGAACGAGGCCATGGTGTTCCAGCAGGATGGTCAGCCTCCAG TCAAAAGCCAGCAGAGCCCATTGGACACCAGAGAGGCCCTGCCAAAGACCAGGACCCTGCATGTGGTGTTGCCATCCAAGTCGGCAGAGCCACCCACACCAACCCTTCAGAACCGAAGCAGCCATGGCCTTGGCCTGGCCCTGGGGTCCACCCCGACTCCACGCCCCAGGATGCACAAACCCTCCAGCATCCCCGCTTCCCCAGGGTCTGGGTTGAG GACAGGGCCCAAGCCAGAGGATGCCTGGGACTGGTCTGACACAGAGACCTCGGAGGAGAACGCTCAGTCCCCTGGCAAGGGCTCAGGTGGGCTGGCTTCCTCGG GAACACTGGTGCAGTCAATGATCAAAAACCTCGAGAAGCAGCTTGAGACTCCAGCAAAGAAGCCTGCTGGAGGAGTCAGTGTGTTCTTGAGGTCCAACACAGGGCCGCAGAGGGCTTCCACGCCAAGAGGGAAGCCTCAG